The Candidatus Eisenbacteria bacterium nucleotide sequence GCCTGCACGTCCGTGACGACGACGTCCGTGCGATGGTCCTTGACCTGCGTATACGGTTGGAAGACGTAGGACCGGATCTGGCTTCCCCAGGCGATGTCCTTCTTGCCGCCGCCCAGGGAGTCGCGCTTCTCCTTCTCCTCCTCGAGACGGGTCGCGTAGAGCCGCGCCGCGAGGATCTTCATCGCGGCGTCCCGGTTCCGGTGCTGGGACCGCTCGTTCTGGCACTGCACGACGACGCCCGTCGGAAGGTGCGTGATCCGGACCGCGGACTCGGTCTTGTTCACGTGCTGCCCGCCCGCGCCGCTCGCCCGATAGGTGTCGATGCGGAGATCTCCCTCGTTGATGTCGACCTTCACGTCCTCGCCGGCCTGCGGATAGACGAACACGGACGCGAACGAGGTGTGACGGCGCTTCTGCGCGTCATAGGGCGAGATCCGCACGAGCCGGTGCACGCCGCGCTCGGCCTTGAGATAGCCGTACGCCATCTCGCCGTCGATCTGGATCGTGGCGTCCTTGATGCCCGCCTCGTCCCCCGGCTGGCGGTCCAGCACCCCCGCGGACCAGCCGCGGCGCTCCACGAACCGGAGGTACATCCGGAGGAGCATCTCGGCCCAGTCCTGGGACTCGGTGCCCCCGGCGCCGGGATGGATCGTGAGGATCGCGCCGCTCGCGTCGCTCTCCTCCGAGAGCAGGCTCCGGATCTCGAGGTCCTGGATCCGGGGCAGGAGCCGCTTCGACTGCTCCTCGAGCTCGAGGGCGAGCGACTCGTCTGGATCTTCCGTGAGGAGCGTCGCCATGCCCTCGGCGTCGTCCACCTCGCGGTGGAGCGACCGGTACGGCTCGACGACGCGGCGAAGGGACTTCAGCTCGTTGACGACGCGGCGCGCGCCCTCCGAGTCGTCCCAGAATCCCGGATCGGCCATGCGCTGCTCCAGCTCTTTGGCTCTCGATTCTCGCTGGTCGATGTCAAAGAAAACTCCCGAGCTGCGCCAGGATCTGGCGTCCATCCTCGAGCCGCTTCTTGGTCGCGCTCCAGTCCATCGATCCTCCCCTCAATCCCCGGGCCCCGCCGCGTCCGCCGTCGCGAGGCTCACGATCTCCTCCCACACCTCGTCCGCGCGCGCGACGAGCCGCGCCCGGTCCCCTTCGTTCTCGATCAGCCAGTGCCGCCGGGCGCCCCTCACGGGAGGGAGCTTCTGCCCTCGGATCCGGCTCCGCGCCTCGGCGTCGTCGTACCCGCGCGCGGCGCGGATGCGCCGCACGCGCGAGTCCTCGGATGCCACGATCTCCACGACGCCGTCCAACTCCGGCTCGAGCTTCCACGTCGTCAGCATCGCCGCATCGAGCACCCGGATTCCACGGCCCCGCCCATCGAGCACGTCCCGCACGCGCCGCAAGAGCACGGGCTGCACGATCGCGTTGAGCTTCGCCATGGACTCCGGGTCCGCGAAGACGATCCGTCCGAGCCGCGGCCGGTCCACCTCCCCGTCCCGGCCGATCACGCGCGCGCCGAACGCGGCCCCGATCGCCTCCTTCACCTCGGGGAGCCGGAGCACCTCCCACCCGAGGGCG carries:
- the prfB gene encoding peptide chain release factor 2 (programmed frameshift) is translated as MDWSATKKRLEDGRQILAQLGSFLDIDQRESRAKELEQRMADPGFWDDSEGARRVVNELKSLRRVVEPYRSLHREVDDAEGMATLLTEDPDESLALELEEQSKRLLPRIQDLEIRSLLSEESDASGAILTIHPGAGGTESQDWAEMLLRMYLRFVERRGWSAGVLDRQPGDEAGIKDATIQIDGEMAYGYLKAERGVHRLVRISPYDAQKRRHTSFASVFVYPQAGEDVKVDINEGDLRIDTYRASGAGGQHVNKTESAVRITHLPTGVVVQCQNERSQHRNRDAAMKILAARLYATRLEEEKEKRDSLGGGKKDIAWGSQIRSYVFQPYTQVKDHRTDVVVTDVQAVMDGALDPFIDAYLRLRKESP
- the coaE gene encoding dephospho-CoA kinase (Dephospho-CoA kinase (CoaE) performs the final step in coenzyme A biosynthesis.), giving the protein MVRIGVTGPMGSGKSTVARRFLEHGAELVDGDALGWEVLRLPEVKEAIGAAFGARVIGRDGEVDRPRLGRIVFADPESMAKLNAIVQPVLLRRVRDVLDGRGRGIRVLDAAMLTTWKLEPELDGVVEIVASEDSRVRRIRAARGYDDAEARSRIRGQKLPPVRGARRHWLIENEGDRARLVARADEVWEEIVSLATADAAGPGD